The DNA window AAAACTTCCTGTGGACACCTGGGCTCCTGTACATTCAACTATCTGTGTAACAGGTAGAAATGGTTAGGCAACCATTACAGTTCCATATTGGGAAATACATGTGCCTGTTCTGACAAGAGCTCTGTCAGAAAAGAAGGTAGAAATTCAATGAAGCTAATGAATGGATTATTCCTGACTAGCATTTTatgctttttcctttctgtctaaGATTATGTTTAATGaagttgttcccccccccctttgccccaTGTTATTCTTatgctgggaaaatgtgtgaATGTATGTTAAACTGCTGTTAAAGGCACGGGAGCAGGGGGAAGGGGTCACACCCGCAAAAGGAAAATATTCACCTTGATTTTACAGCTCACACATACCGGGATTTCCAATTGATGTCCCCATGTCCCACTATTCCTAGTGCAGCTGTGGCTTAGACCATATATAATTCTTACTCAGAAGCATCTTTATTTCTGCACAGCTCACTGGTTCTTCACACTGAATTACTTGCTGTTATAAAACaattttgtgggatttctggCATTTCCTCAGCTTGTAAGCACAAAGATATAAAAAGGCCTGCCCCTTCcaaaacagtactgtatttagCATGTGGCTGAAGAAAAAACACATAGAAATACAGCAAAGAAGCAGGAGATAACACAAGGAAGGGGGCAAAAGAAACATGGTAGAGCTATATAAGTTGCAGCATTTGGAAAGACATATTAGGGTATTATTTACTGGTGCCTATAGGCATACATTATATTAGTGGTGCTCATGAGAAAACCACTtatgcatacagtatatcacagaagtgagtacaccccctcacatttcataaatattttagtatatcttttcatgtgacaacactaaaaaaatgacacatggctacaatgtaaagcagtaagtatacagcttctataacagtgtaaatgtgctgtccactcaaaataatgcaacacacagccatttgttgttgtttagtcatttagtcgtgtccaactcttcttgacctcatggaccagagcacaccaggccctcctgtcttccactgcctcccatgagttgggtcaaattcatgttggtggattcaatgacactgtccaaccatctcgtcctctgtcatccccttctcctcttgccttcacactttcctaacatcaaggtcttttccagggagtcttttcttctcatgagatggccaaagtactggagcctcagcttcaggatctgtccttccagtgagcactcagggttgatttccttcaaaatggataggtttgttctccttgcagtccaggggactctcctttcttaactATAATTTGAACCCCACTTCTCCCTCCCCCGGGTCATATTTCTGTAAAATAGGGCAGAGGTTTTTCAAGTagttgaaatgcttttgcaaCCAGCCAAATGATAACAGATGTCAGAAATAAAAGACATTGTTCATACAAATAGTCACAAAGGTTCTAGAATAAAGTGTGTTCAGTTAAAGAAGCAACTTTTCCTCATATTGGGTTTTGAAATCTATCTTGTTTCGTAATGAAAATGATGCAAAATGGTTACTGAGGGTTATAAACCTTTCCACCCATTTTTGTGTAAACTTTCCCTGCCTTGTGTGCACTTATGTTTTTATACACGTTCAGTAGGTTGTACAATATTTTGCTCAAACAAAATTATAGACGAAAACAGGAATCTGTTTTTGTGGGGATTTTTAAGTCCAGCTACTACCACTCCACTATTAATTAATATAGTAGATGACCACAGAATGATTATTAGAGTTCAAGCAGATCAACAACAAATCAGATGCTCTTGCTATGCATACTGCCAAATTAATTTGTCTCTTAAAATCAAATAGCGGAAGATGGTGATGACAATTTTGTCATGCTAGAATTTAGCAAGTCAACCCCTCCACCAGAGTGAAATGGGGCTAAACATTTCAGCTATTTAATTTGTGCATCAAACTGTCATTGCAACTTAAGAAGTCTTAAAGTGGTGGTTATATTAGTCTGTTCTCAGCATAGCAAAATAACCAGCCCATCAAAGATTGTGTTTATGGCACAGACAGGTTGATTTTAATGTACACtttcatggattataatccatcTTCATATCTATGGTGTACAAAATTCAAGCAGAATCTTATTTCTGGTGTCTGCTTTCCAAAAGAGGTGGGATCAGAGTAAAATAGAATACAGAAAATATAGATCTATATAATCCACAAAACTGTGTGCTGAAATAAATTTTGTTGCAGTATTTAAAAATGCCACAAGCCTCTCTTTTCTTCCTAATCATGTACTTGTCTGATAAGAAACATTGACCTGaagaaaaaatactgtataagtatCATTTACTGTTAAATTATACCTGTTGTGTAACCTGGAAAGGTTAGTTACTTAACAAAGGTAAGAACTGCATTCTCACTACTCAGCTCTTCTTTTGACATTCCTACATGGCAACAAGTTTCCCACACAGATAAGGCATTTGGCAAAGAATATTAAGGCAAGTTTTACAGCATGAGATTGTCTGCCATTGAAAGTATTTAGATCTAAGACATATtacattaaatggatttaaatcacattttttttaaaaattaaaaatcatttccaaaatccccttttaaaaaattcaattacGAACTGTGAttcaaataaatttgatttaaatcaaattcacccagCATGTTAGAAAGCTCTGTTATTCATATTTGTCGAAATGCTTCAAGGAAGCGAATGACCTTTCATAAACACACTATTACTGTTCCTTACAGAAGTTCAGGTTCTGAAAATTAACACATGCTGGCACATGTCTGATGCTTGCTTTCTTCAGAAGCCGCTGTTAGAGGAAGATTAAAGTAACCTATGTATTTCTTCCCCATAAGCATGCTATTAATGGTCCTCAATATATACATAGTTGGGTGAAATTACAAGTTGGATTTCTGCCTTAGATGTGGCTATCAAGGCTTCCATCTTGAAAATGTGGCAACTGAGACAAGAACATAAAATTTCAGTTTTCCTACATAGCCCTCAGGAAGAGACTTCCCTGTGAAATGCTCTAGACCTCTCTACAAAATCTTTAAAATAGCTCAGAAAATTTTTCACTTTTCACAAGCAATGTATATCACCAAACACCCATACCATGAAACTTGTTTGGCCTAGTCATCAATTCAGCCCTTGTATTTGCAGTCCTTTTGCAACACATACAATAGGCATTAGATatatactatatacagtatatatatatgctcCGTTTAGAACTAACCTTGAACTATTGCTGTTAACCTTGTTCTGCTGTAAGCAAACAGCACTAGTAACAAATGCAGTTCCTTGTTATTCTTACTGTGCTTTAAGAATGCACTGGATAAGTGGTTTTCTAATGTTTGCCAATCTTCGGTGGGAACAGAGGAAATCTGTCAACATATTAGAGAAGTTACAGGAATCCTGTATATATGCAATAAGCTTCTCCTACTCCTCCTATCCAGCTGATAAAACGGACTGCAAGGATTTGGCATTTTTGCTTTACATTCAACAGTTATCCAGTCAGTAAGCAAGTACAGTACACGAATTCTGCACCCAAGTAACCACCCCAGGCGATGTGTTATGAACTGGAAAGTGCATTTCCTCCCCCAGCAATCATCAATTGTGACTCCTTCTGCCACAGCAGCTTAACAGGGCCGAATTCCCTTTTGAAAGTCAGGCGCTGCTTTCCAGCTTCCTTGCTATCAAgattattaataatttaaaaaaaatcgaTGGATCGCTCTCTGCAGTGGTCCAAGCCACAGTCTCCGTAGAAATCCGCTGAAACAAACGATTTGTAAAAGGAACTCGGTGGATTACCTGCCGCTGTTCGGTGGCGGATGCCCGGACGAGGTCACTGGAGCGGAGAAAACTACAGAAACTGAAACTGTAGCTGAGAGAAACTCGCGGGTGCGGCTCAGAGGCATCCACATCCCGCCTACATGCGCGCCCAGAGCAGACCCGGTTGCAGCCCGGCTATAGGCTCCTCGAGTGGAATCGGAGGCGGAGCTGCTGCAACTCGGGCGCCCGGACCGACGCTTCTTGCGGGTGTCGcaacgcgccccccccccccagctcgagggcaaaagggaggaaagtCTGCCATTTCGTGCGGGTGAATCGTGAATAATTCGAGAGGCTTCGTTCTCTTCTAGAACCCGAGCGTTGGGTTTAAAACCTCCAGAGCCTGGGCTCCTGACAATTTAGGGTCCTCTGCATTTAAACTGGGGACCGTGACTCAAAGTGTTTGGCACCAGCTGCCAAAGAGCAAGGCTTCTCTCCGCCACTGTCTACAATTGTTTGCTACTTTGTTCTTCTTTACAGACGGGAAAGTTGCTGTTCTcgaatacaactcccagagtgCCACAGTAGTTAtaaccaaaatttatttatttaataaaccaAAGTtccgggtccccccccccccccgccacgtgTAGTCAGGGTAGTTCACAATACAAGCATCttatcagtatttttaaaaaacaactttaaaacaaacaactttttgcaagatgacattCCACGAACAGCTTTGGCAGCAGTTCTTAGCTACCAAGGACGTcctggcgctgcgggctaaaccgcagaagcctctgtgctgcagggtcagaagaccagaagtccgaagatcgaatccacgcgacggagtgagctcccgtcccttTGTCCGAGCTCCTGGCACAGCAGTCCATTCTTCATGCAACCAAAATAGCACTATCCATATACAGGGGAGGAAATAGGGAGGTACCCCCAAATATCTGGAAGATACCATGTGAGGGAAAGCTGTTTTAGTATGTAGATAGTTCTAATACAGGggggcgtggtggcactgcaggttaaaccacagaagcctctgtgctgcagggtcagaagaccagcagtcctaagatcgaatccaggcgatggagtgagctcccgtcgctttgtcccagctcctggcaatctagcagttcgaaagcatgcaaaatgcaagtagataaataggtaccatctcggtgggaaggtaaacagcattccgaagTCGCGGTGGCcacctgaccacggaaactgtcttccgacaaacgctggctctacggtttggagacggggatgagcactgcgccctagagtcggaccggactggactaaatgtaaaggggaacctttacctttaccttagcagTCTACAAATTTCTGCATGATTAGCCAAATATTACAGTATTAAGGAATACCTATTTGCAAATTGCAACGAAGGAATAAAAATCATGATCCCCGGAGACACCTACAGCCTAACTGGATCTATTTTGAGGGTAGAGTCTGCCCCTTTTGAAGATCCGGCGCGACTCCCCCAGCTGTCCCGGCATTGACACCAAAAGCACCGATCCGGGCAGTTCTGTAGCAGTCATTTTCTTTCCCTCAATTGCCTGAGTGGACGTCCAGAAGCATAGGGTAGTAATGTTAACAGTCACCCAGTACCCATTTTTGAACGGAACACTTTCTCTTACGACTCGTTTTTCCCTGAAAACAGGAAGGCTTTTGCGCACGGACCCAGGCCGTGTCTTTCTACTGGACGCACGCTCCGTTGTCGTAGCAACCGTCTGGGCTCGTCCAATCCTACTGCGGCTTGCCACGTGAGGTCCGCCAGCCATGAGTTTCCGGGTTCCTTGGTTTGCAGCGCGGCGATGGCTGAGCCGGGGCAGAAGCCCCAAAGAGCCCGACGTGGGCCCGGGGGCGAAAGTGGCAGACCTGCTAGAGGAGGCGATGgttggggaagaggaggagggaggagcgAGCGAGGAGCCGCCGCCGAGGACGAGGCGGGTGCCCGAAGAGGCCTCGGTGCTTCTCTTCCCTGGCCAGGGCAGCCAGTTCGTGGGCATGGGCCGCGGACTGCTGCGCTACCCGAACGTGCCGGACCTTTTCCAGGTGGCTAAGGAAGTGCTTGGCTACGACCTGTTGGACCTCTGCCTAAACGGGCCCCGCGCCGAACTGGACCGCACCGTACACAGCCAGCCCGCCGTTTTCGTCAGCTCCCTGGCCGCCCTGGAGAAACTGCACCATCAGTGTCCGACGGTGAGTCTGCAGGCGGAAGAGGCCCAATTTTGAATTGGGGTGGCCTGAGTTTTATGAGCGTCAACATTCATTATAATCAGGCCTCTCGAAGTGGGAAGGAGATGGAACCTTCCGCTCTGTTCTAGGGTCACTACTCTGTGCCACAGGAGTGACACTCTTTCTGGCTCTTATATACAGTTTGCTGCTATAGGTGAAGATCTGTGGAGTAGGACTCCAAAATCAGAGTTCCACCAAATAACAACTCATTAGAAATGAGGTGGGTGACTGCTTGTAAGGCTCCCATCTCAGGCAGAGAGGTGGCCAAGAATGAGAAATCCTGTTCACTTTAAAGCTGTGGATAGTCTGAAGGACCTTGTTTGATCTACAGCTTCAGGTGCACTCTGGAGCCCTCCCCTTCACCCCCTCCATCAGGAAGAAGTCTGGAGAGCAGGCTGGGTGACAGCCTTGGTCTTGAttctgaaaggaaggaagtgggGTTTCAGGGGTGTGGATTCAGCAGGTGGATGGTCTACCTCCTCTGCTCTTTCCGGTGGTATCCAACATCCTTGTCATCCTACCCAATCCACCCTTTTGTCTGAGAAGGAGAAGTCTGGAGTGGGGTGGTGAGGTGGGCAGTGGCTTGCGGGTCAGCACATGCATGCTAAAATAGTTTTCCACTTTGGAAGGAAATGGTAGGGAGCTTTTTAGCCCAATTTTACTTTGTCTCTTTTTGAAAATTGTACTTCTGCATAACTCTGTCCTCTGAACCTCCTTAGGCTTCCATCTCGTGGATGGTGCTAGAGTACTTTCTTACATTGAATGATCTGTTGGAATTTATTAGCATTGCAGCTGTTTCTAGAATAGTGACCAGAAGCCTGTTGCTGTTTTTACCCTGCATAAGGGAAGTCACATACAGTAAATCTTGCTGACACCTTGCTACAAATTAATGAGTTGCCTGGGCCTGGACCCAATCAGGTGCAAACAGCTAGCAACTTCTTAATGCATGGCAGCTGGCTGGCAAGAATAATGCCATTTTCCTTATGCAAACATAAATTGACAATAGGATTCCGGCCGTGAGTATTTAGCTTCCTGAATGTGACATATTTTGAGACTTGGTTAATTCCTACAGGTAGTTGAAAACTGTGTTGCAGCTGCTGGATTCAGCATAGGCGAATATGCAGCCCTTGTTTTTGCAGGAGCCATGGATTATTCTGAAGGTATTATAAAACATCTATTTGCTATAATATTAAAGCTTTATCTTTCATGTAACATGCTTGCAGTATCAGCATTGTATTGTGGTTGATGCAATGACACATTAGCTCATAATATCCACTAAGATCCACCTGCTTATATCTTCCTGAAACACAAAGTGAAGATATGCATTTTTCTGTTGCTTAGGTAGGGAAACTGTAaatcaaaaataatttatttaattcctTTTGTGATCTTGCAAGAAatcaaaattacagtggtgccccacatagcaatgaTTATCGGTTcagaaaaaatcgtcgctatacggatttgtcgctatgcgggggaaaaaaagcccataggaacgcattaaaacacgtttaatgcgttcctatgggggaaaaactcacagttctgcgaaaatcctccatgcggccaccattttcgctgcccggtaagcaaggaaagggtgtGAAAACACTGCGGGAGGCCATTtgctttacccggcggccattttggaaccgccggtcagctgttagAAAACTGGGCGTTTGCAATGATTGGGGGAAGTGATCATTGCAAACGCctcattttcgcacagctgatcggcggggctgcATGATCTTCGCAAAAGCCCGCCGATCAGCCGTgcaaaaatggggcgtttgcgacGATCGCTTCCCCCCCCAATCATCGCAAAcaccccatttttgcacagctgatcggcggggccacgcgatcttcgcaaaggcccgccaatcagctgtgcgaaaatggggtgtttgtgatgatcagggGGGaggcgatcatcgcaaagcgatttttccccatagggaacatcgcaatgcgatggcaaaaacgatcgcaaaatcttcatctctatgcgaattcgtcgttaaacggggcacccattaagcgaggcaccactgtagtttatttgATGGGTAAATAACATTTTCATCAATATATATGATATGTGAgttcaagtacagtggacccttgacttacagacggcttgacttacagactttttgagttacagacttctctggccgcaaaatttaggtttgacttgcagcctgagaattgacttacagaccagaaaaaaacccaaaatggaacaaaaatggcctgttacgggattaatcggttttcaatgcactgtaggtcagtggagacttgacctacagactttttaacttgagaaccgccttccaatacagattaagttctcaagtcaagaccccactgtactgtatctaATCAAGATGTGCAGATCTAGTTCTAGTTTGTTACTCTGTTTGCTAATTAATTGTTTTCCATTTCATTCATATGAAACGATGGTTAAGGAGGCTCAACCATAATTCGGTTAACCTTCCTTAACTATGCTATGACATGATGTCTATATGGACTGATTGTGGCAGTTAAACCAAAGTGAAAGCATTGAAGAAATGTCCTTATTTCTTTAGGTCCCTATAGAAATGCAAATTTCCACCTTTCATTCAAAATTAGTTCTTATCAGTGGTGCTTTAGGGAAACCTGTACTCCTTTGGGTGTTTATCAGACATTCCTCATCAATGATGGGCAGGCAGTGCACAATTGCAGAAGAATATGTTGGGTATATTGCAGAATTCAGTTTTAAATCAAATGGGACAATAATAAACTCTTGTAGGCCATTCCAGATTCCACAGGACTCACATTACACATTAAAACATGTCCTGGAATCTTTTGCAACATATAAATAATGTAGTAGCTGGTTTGGTTTCTGAAGGGGTCACTACAAATAGAATTGAAGACTGCATTATTATTTGTGAAGTTGTGGTAGTTTTTCTTACAGAAATTGCTGAATTTATTTCAATATGAGGCCAAGTTTGctagatttttcttctttcttttctctagcATTGTATGCAGTAAAGGTGCGTGCTGAAGCCATGCAAGAGGCATCGGAAGCTGTCCCAAGTGGAATGCTATCTGTCCTTGGCCGGTATAACACAGATTATGTTGCCGCTTGCTCGGAAGCTCGTGAATATTGCAGATCAATGAATATAGAAAATCCAGTATGTGAAGTTTCAAACTACTTGTTTCCAGATGGCAGAGTCATTGCAGGGCACTTGCAGGTATTATTTCAAAATGATGTTCTGATTATTTTAGAAAGAGTAAAACTTTTCATTAATGTTGTTAAGAGCAACCAATACCAGTCTCAAAGGGCAAAGGACCATTTTTTTAGTTTGGCTGCTAGACTGGAGCCAGACTCCCAGATTGTTGTGGCTGAAGTAGGAAGATATGTGGTCAAAGTGACTAATTAGCTTCTTTAATTGTTTATATTAgtattagtaggcatccttcagtctcaagagactatggtaacatactctgactagaggtcttagaacagcgtctagtgtggctgagaagcccaattcaagagtgacaatcccttctacactgaagacagtgccccctgtccagctccctgattttgctggtttcgggattgccactttgcctcagcctgctgaacaagtgtctcttcaaatagACTGCCCCATGGTTAAGtcttgcatgcatttcagctggaccttggtcttcgctctcaaactagagagattaaagagctttccatctgatctagtccagagatagacaccttctgttgcaggtgcttctgcatgacagcaaaaaggatCTCAAACAGAGTCTGTGCGAGGACACAggcctgtttcactccgcttcagatgtcaaagggatctgatgttgagccatcaaaaactacagtggccttcatttcctcatgaaatataaaaaaattctccccctaatggtagagAACAGGTTAACCGGTTTTGCAtaagttcctatgggaatgaatgctttgacttaaaaaccatgccttgacataagaacaaaaaacagccggaacggattaatcgggtttcagtgcattcctatgggaaatgctgctttgacttacgaaggttttgacttacgaacaccatttcATTATGgcttaagttcataagtcaaggcaccactgtactttttcttGTGGATGTTAAGATGGGTAATCAAAAACTGTTAACCTGTACCAATTTCTTCAAAACGTGATTACATGAATAGCAGCTAGGGATTGGGTGTGGTAACTTTTTAATgtgtctgtttctttttcatttcaggcTTTGCAGTTTTTGCAGAAAAATTCTA is part of the Pogona vitticeps strain Pit_001003342236 chromosome 5, PviZW2.1, whole genome shotgun sequence genome and encodes:
- the MCAT gene encoding malonyl-CoA-acyl carrier protein transacylase, mitochondrial, with protein sequence MSFRVPWFAARRWLSRGRSPKEPDVGPGAKVADLLEEAMVGEEEEGGASEEPPPRTRRVPEEASVLLFPGQGSQFVGMGRGLLRYPNVPDLFQVAKEVLGYDLLDLCLNGPRAELDRTVHSQPAVFVSSLAALEKLHHQCPTVVENCVAAAGFSIGEYAALVFAGAMDYSEALYAVKVRAEAMQEASEAVPSGMLSVLGRYNTDYVAACSEAREYCRSMNIENPVCEVSNYLFPDGRVIAGHLQALQFLQKNSKKYSFARVKMLPVSGAFHTQLMESAAEPLSEVLKSINIQPPLIPVYSNVNSKRYKQPKHIQDLLVEQLVSPVKWEQTMHVIYERKQGISFPLTYEVGPGKQLGTILKSCNLKAWRFYKNIDISEEEEN